A region from the Tahibacter amnicola genome encodes:
- the rplA gene encoding 50S ribosomal protein L1, translated as MAKISKRFKALQGLVEPGKAYAVDTALKILKDNSKVKFVESVDVAVRLGIDAKKSDQGVRGSSLLPHGTGKTIRVAVFCPAGEKAEAAKAAGADAVGMDDLAERMQAGELNFGRVIATPDAMRVVGKLGQLLGPRGLMPNPKDGSVTADVATAVKNAKAGQVKFRNDKAGIIHATIGKANFAPEALKDNLNALLADLVKAKPATAKGQYLQKVSLSTTMGLGVIVDQSTLGVKL; from the coding sequence ATGGCAAAGATCAGCAAGCGTTTCAAAGCACTCCAGGGTCTGGTTGAGCCGGGCAAGGCCTACGCGGTCGACACCGCTCTCAAGATCCTGAAGGACAACTCCAAGGTCAAGTTCGTCGAGTCCGTCGACGTGGCCGTCCGTCTGGGCATCGATGCCAAGAAGTCGGACCAGGGCGTCCGTGGTTCCAGCCTGCTGCCGCACGGCACCGGCAAGACCATCCGCGTGGCCGTGTTCTGCCCGGCCGGCGAGAAGGCCGAAGCCGCCAAGGCGGCCGGTGCCGATGCCGTCGGTATGGACGATCTGGCCGAGCGCATGCAGGCCGGTGAGCTGAACTTCGGTCGCGTGATCGCGACACCGGACGCCATGCGCGTCGTTGGTAAGCTCGGTCAGCTGCTCGGCCCGCGTGGCCTGATGCCGAACCCGAAGGACGGTTCGGTCACGGCTGACGTCGCCACGGCGGTCAAGAACGCCAAGGCGGGTCAGGTCAAGTTCCGTAACGACAAGGCCGGCATCATCCACGCGACGATCGGCAAGGCCAACTTCGCTCCGGAAGCCCTGAAGGACAACCTCAACGCGCTGCTCGCCGACCTGGTCAAGGCCAAGCCGGCCACCGCCAAGGGCCAGTACCTGCAGAAGGTGTCACTGTCGACCACGATGGGCCTCGGCGTCATCGTCGACCAGTCGACACTGGGCGTGAAGCTGTAA
- the rplL gene encoding 50S ribosomal protein L7/L12 yields the protein MSLSNEQIIEAIAGKTLIEVMELVKAMEEKFGVSAAAPVAAAAPAAAAAAPAEEKTEFTVVLKSAGEKKVEVIKAIRAITGLGLKEAKDLVESAPATVKDAVSKDDSAKFKKELEAAGATVEIK from the coding sequence ATGTCTCTCAGCAACGAGCAGATCATCGAAGCGATCGCCGGCAAGACCCTCATCGAAGTGATGGAGCTGGTCAAGGCGATGGAAGAAAAGTTTGGCGTTTCCGCCGCTGCCCCGGTCGCTGCTGCCGCTCCGGCCGCTGCCGCTGCCGCCCCGGCCGAAGAAAAGACCGAATTCACCGTCGTCCTGAAGTCGGCCGGCGAGAAGAAGGTCGAAGTGATCAAGGCCATCCGCGCCATCACCGGCCTGGGCCTGAAGGAAGCCAAGGACCTCGTCGAATCCGCTCCGGCCACCGTCAAGGACGCCGTCAGCAAGGACGATTCGGCCAAGTTCAAGAAGGAACTGGAAGCCGCTGGCGCCACCGTCGAGATCAAGTAA
- the rplJ gene encoding 50S ribosomal protein L10 has protein sequence MALNLAQKKEVVAELANVASSAYSLVAAEYAGLTVAQLTELRKKARQSGVYLKVAKNTLVARAVEGTEYECVKDSLTGPLLYAFSKEDPGAAGRLIKDFAKGADKLKPALVAIGGKAYPGSHVDVLASLPTREQALSMFLSVLVQPATMLVRLLSEPASQIARVTKAAGETKAA, from the coding sequence ATGGCGCTCAATCTTGCGCAAAAGAAAGAGGTCGTTGCCGAACTGGCGAATGTGGCTTCCTCGGCTTATTCCCTGGTCGCCGCCGAATACGCGGGTCTTACCGTTGCCCAGCTCACCGAGCTGCGCAAGAAGGCGCGTCAGTCTGGTGTGTATCTCAAAGTAGCGAAGAACACGCTGGTCGCGCGCGCAGTGGAAGGTACCGAATACGAGTGCGTCAAGGACTCGTTGACCGGCCCTCTGCTGTACGCCTTCTCGAAGGAAGATCCCGGCGCTGCCGGCCGTCTGATCAAGGATTTCGCCAAGGGTGCGGACAAGCTGAAACCTGCGTTGGTCGCCATTGGCGGCAAGGCATACCCGGGCTCGCACGTTGACGTGCTGGCTTCGCTGCCGACCCGCGAACAGGCGCTCAGCATGTTCCTCAGCGTGCTCGTCCAGCCTGCCACCATGCTCGTCCGCCTGCTTTCGGAACCCGCGTCGCAGATCGCGCGCGTTACCAAGGCAGCTGGTGAGACGAAGGCGGCCTGA
- the rplK gene encoding 50S ribosomal protein L11, whose protein sequence is MAKKVVGYIKLQVKAGQANPSPPVGPALGQRGLNIMEFCKAFNAATQKLEPGLPIPVVITAYSDRSFTFITKTPPASILLKKAAGIQSGSKRPNTEKVGKVTRKQLEEIATTKMPDLTAADLEAAVRTIAGSARSMGLNTEI, encoded by the coding sequence ATGGCAAAGAAAGTTGTTGGCTACATCAAGCTGCAGGTGAAGGCCGGCCAGGCCAACCCGTCGCCGCCGGTCGGTCCGGCGCTCGGTCAGCGTGGTCTGAACATCATGGAATTCTGCAAGGCGTTCAATGCCGCCACGCAGAAGCTGGAACCGGGCCTGCCGATTCCGGTCGTGATCACGGCCTACTCGGACCGTTCGTTCACCTTCATCACCAAGACCCCGCCGGCCTCGATCCTTCTCAAGAAGGCTGCCGGCATCCAGTCGGGCTCCAAGCGTCCGAACACCGAGAAGGTTGGCAAGGTCACCCGCAAGCAGCTCGAAGAGATTGCTACGACCAAGATGCCGGACCTCACCGCCGCTGATCTCGAAGCCGCCGTTCGTACGATCGCCGGCAGCGCGCGCAGCATGGGCCTGAACACGGAGATCTAA
- the tuf gene encoding elongation factor Tu — MAKGKFERTKPHVNVGTIGHVDHGKTTLTAALTKIGAERFGGEFKAYDQIDAAPEEKARGITISTAHVEYESPNRHYAHVDCPGHADYVKNMITGAAQMDGAILVCSAADGPMPQTREHILLARQVGVPYIVVFLNKADMVDDAELLELVEMEVRDLLSKYEFPGDDTPIIKGSALKALEGDQSDIGVPAIIKLVEALDSYIPEPVRVLDKPFLMPVEDVFSISGRGTVVTGRVERGVIKVGEEIEIVGIRPTVKTTVTGVEMFRKLLDQGQAGDNVGLLLRGTKRDEVERGQVLCKPGSINPHTKFEAEVYVLSKEEGGRHTPFFKGYRPQFYFRTTDVTGNVELPEGVEMVMPGDNIKMVVTLIAPIAMEEGLRFAIREGGRTVGAGVVAKIFA; from the coding sequence ATGGCCAAGGGTAAATTCGAGCGCACCAAGCCGCACGTGAACGTCGGCACGATTGGTCACGTGGACCATGGCAAGACGACGCTGACGGCGGCGCTGACCAAGATTGGCGCAGAGCGTTTTGGCGGCGAGTTCAAGGCGTACGACCAGATCGACGCGGCGCCGGAAGAAAAGGCGCGCGGAATCACGATCTCGACGGCGCACGTGGAATACGAATCGCCGAACCGTCACTACGCGCACGTTGACTGCCCGGGCCATGCCGACTACGTGAAGAACATGATCACGGGTGCGGCGCAGATGGACGGCGCGATCCTGGTGTGCTCGGCGGCTGACGGTCCGATGCCGCAGACGCGTGAACACATCCTGCTGGCGCGCCAGGTCGGCGTGCCGTACATCGTGGTCTTCCTGAACAAGGCGGACATGGTGGACGACGCGGAACTGCTGGAACTGGTCGAGATGGAAGTTCGCGACCTGCTGAGCAAGTACGAATTCCCGGGTGACGACACCCCGATCATCAAGGGTTCGGCGCTCAAGGCGCTGGAAGGTGATCAGAGCGACATCGGCGTGCCGGCGATCATCAAGCTGGTGGAAGCGCTGGACAGCTACATTCCGGAGCCGGTGCGCGTGCTGGACAAGCCGTTCCTGATGCCGGTGGAAGACGTGTTCTCGATCTCGGGTCGCGGCACGGTGGTGACGGGTCGCGTCGAGCGCGGCGTCATCAAGGTCGGCGAAGAAATCGAAATCGTGGGTATCCGTCCGACGGTGAAGACGACGGTGACGGGCGTTGAAATGTTCCGCAAGCTGCTGGATCAGGGCCAGGCGGGCGACAACGTGGGTCTGCTGCTGCGCGGCACGAAGCGTGACGAAGTGGAGCGCGGCCAGGTGCTGTGCAAGCCGGGTTCGATCAACCCGCACACGAAGTTCGAAGCGGAAGTGTACGTGCTGTCGAAGGAAGAGGGTGGTCGTCATACCCCGTTCTTCAAGGGTTACCGCCCGCAGTTCTACTTCCGTACGACGGACGTGACGGGCAACGTCGAGCTGCCGGAAGGCGTCGAGATGGTGATGCCGGGCGACAACATCAAGATGGTTGTCACCCTGATCGCGCCGATCGCGATGGAAGAAGGTCTGCGCTTCGCGATCCGCGAAGGTGGCCGCACCGTCGGCGCCGGCGTCGTCGCCAAGATCTTCGCCTGA
- the secE gene encoding preprotein translocase subunit SecE — protein MNAKVESASSGSNAGDIAKLAIAAILLVGGIVGFYYFSEAAKIVRVLGLLAALAAGVFVTLQTALGRSLRHYLAESHIQLRKVVWPTYDETIRLTGVIAVVVVILSIILGLIDLLLKVVVLDWLLKL, from the coding sequence ATGAACGCGAAAGTCGAATCAGCTTCCTCCGGCTCGAATGCCGGCGATATTGCCAAGCTCGCGATTGCTGCCATTCTCCTGGTGGGCGGCATCGTGGGCTTCTACTATTTCTCCGAGGCCGCGAAAATCGTTCGCGTCCTGGGTCTGCTGGCCGCCCTGGCTGCCGGCGTCTTCGTCACCCTGCAGACCGCGCTGGGTCGCTCGCTCCGCCATTACCTGGCCGAGTCGCACATCCAGCTGCGCAAGGTGGTGTGGCCGACCTACGACGAGACCATCCGACTGACCGGCGTCATCGCCGTCGTGGTCGTGATTCTCAGTATCATTCTTGGCCTGATCGATCTGCTGCTGAAGGTAGTGGTGCTCGACTGGCTGCTGAAGCTCTGA
- the nusG gene encoding transcription termination/antitermination protein NusG, whose translation MAKRWYVVHAYSGFEHQVARALKERVARAGMQDKFGEVLVPTEEVIEMRGGQKRRSERKFFPGYVLVQIETDTENKAPKIDDESWHLVKETSKVMGFIGGTADRPLPIKDSEADAILRRVQEGVEKPKPKVLFEPGEMVRVTEGPFNDFNGVVEEVNYEKSRLRVAVLIFGRSTPVELEFGQVEKA comes from the coding sequence ATGGCCAAGCGTTGGTACGTGGTTCACGCCTATTCGGGCTTTGAACATCAGGTGGCCCGGGCGCTCAAAGAGCGCGTGGCGCGGGCCGGCATGCAGGACAAATTCGGCGAAGTTCTCGTTCCGACCGAAGAAGTGATCGAAATGCGCGGCGGCCAGAAGCGTCGCAGCGAGCGCAAGTTCTTCCCGGGCTACGTCCTGGTTCAGATCGAAACGGACACCGAGAACAAGGCACCGAAGATCGACGACGAATCCTGGCATCTGGTCAAGGAAACGTCCAAGGTGATGGGCTTTATCGGTGGTACGGCGGATCGCCCGCTGCCGATCAAGGACTCGGAAGCCGATGCCATCCTGCGTCGTGTCCAGGAAGGCGTCGAAAAACCCAAGCCGAAGGTGCTGTTCGAACCGGGCGAAATGGTCCGTGTCACCGAGGGCCCCTTCAACGACTTCAACGGCGTGGTCGAGGAAGTCAACTACGAAAAGAGCCGCCTGCGCGTGGCGGTACTGATTTTCGGGCGTTCCACCCCGGTCGAGCTCGAGTTCGGCCAGGTCGAGAAAGCCTGA
- the rpoB gene encoding DNA-directed RNA polymerase subunit beta produces MTYSFTQKKRIRKDFGKRPAVLDVPFLLAIQVDSYREFLQLESGGITAREDKGLHAALKSVFPIVSYSGNAALEYVSYRLGEPPFDERECRQRGMSYGAPLRVTVRLVIYDRESPASNKAIKYVKEQEVYMGELPLMTETGTFIVNGTERVIVSQLHRSPGVFFDHDRGKTHSSGKLLFSARVIPYRGSWLDFEFDPKDALFTRIDRRRKLPVTVLLRALGYSNAEMLDLFFEKNVFNLGKQGGAELELVAERLRGETLNFDLRVGEKVVVEAGKRITARHVRELQKEKIESLEVPDDYLLGRILAHDVIDTKTGELLALANDELNETSLEKFRKGGVDKIATLWVNDLDRGPYISTTLRIDSTKTPLEALVEIYRMMRPGEPPTKEAAQNLFYNLFFTFERYDLDRVGRMKFNRRVGRKDDVGPGILYDHKYLSERNDDESKRLVKELGQTSDILDVIRTLCEIRNGRGVVDDIDHLGNRRVRSVGEMAENVFRIGLVRVERAVKERLSLAESEGLTPQELINAKPVAAAIKEFFGSSQLSQFMDQNNPLSEVTHKRRVSALGPGGLTRERAGFEVRDVHPTHYGRVCTIETPEGPNIGLINSLAVYARTNDYGFLETPYRRVTDGKITTEVDYLSAIGEGEFVIAQANSPMTEDRRFVDEYVACRFRGESELRLASDVHYMDVSPMQTVSVAAALVPFLEHDDANRALMGANMQRQAVPTLRAEKPLVGTGIERAVARDSGVLVLARRGGIIDQVDAGRIVVRAHEEEVDDNDAGVDIYTLTKYTRSNQNTCMNQRPLVKVGDVVAKGDALADGPSTDIGELALGQNMLVAFMPWNGYNFEDSILISERVVEEDRYTTIHIEELTCVARDTKLGPEEITADIPNVGEQALSRLDESGVVYIGAEVKAGDILVGKVTPKGESQLTPEEKLLRAIFGEKASDVKDSSLRVPPGMDGTVIDVQVFTRDGIEKDKRARQIEEMEVKRVKKDFDDQFRILESAIYARLRSALVGKVANHGPNNLKKGSELTNEYLDELKKDEWFKIGVKDDDAADFLERAAEQIRRHREEFDRRFKEKQGKITQGDDLAPGVLKMVKVYLAVKRRIQPGDKMAGRHGNKGVVSMIVPVEDMPFSADGRPVDIVLNPLGVPSRMNIGQILEVHLGWAAKGLGHKIEAMIAANEKASELRKFLDQIYNHDKEAFGGERVKLKEFNDDELLAMAKNLTKGVPMATPVFDGAFEEEIKHMLQLAGLPSSGQTILIDGRTGEAFDRPVTVGYMHMLKLNHLVDDKMHARSTGPYSLVTQQPLGGKAQFGGQRFGEMEVWALEAYGAAYTLQEMLTVKSDDVPGRNQMYKNIVDGNHEMVAGMPESFNVLVKEIRSLAINIELEESK; encoded by the coding sequence ATGACCTACTCGTTCACCCAAAAGAAGCGTATCCGCAAGGATTTCGGCAAGCGCCCCGCGGTGCTTGACGTTCCTTTCCTGCTGGCGATCCAGGTGGATTCCTACCGGGAATTCCTGCAGCTGGAGTCCGGCGGTATCACGGCGCGCGAAGACAAAGGCCTGCATGCCGCGCTGAAGTCGGTGTTCCCGATCGTCAGCTATTCCGGCAACGCGGCGCTCGAGTACGTCAGCTATCGCCTCGGTGAACCTCCGTTCGACGAGCGCGAGTGCCGCCAGCGCGGCATGAGCTACGGCGCGCCGCTGCGCGTGACCGTGCGCCTGGTGATCTACGATCGCGAGAGCCCGGCCAGCAACAAGGCCATCAAGTACGTGAAGGAACAGGAAGTCTACATGGGCGAACTGCCGCTCATGACCGAGACCGGTACCTTCATCGTCAACGGCACCGAGCGTGTCATCGTCTCGCAGCTGCACCGTTCTCCCGGCGTGTTCTTCGATCACGACCGCGGCAAGACGCACAGCTCGGGCAAGCTGCTGTTCTCGGCGCGCGTCATTCCGTACCGTGGTTCCTGGCTCGACTTCGAGTTCGATCCGAAGGACGCGCTGTTCACCCGTATCGACCGTCGCCGCAAGCTGCCGGTGACGGTGCTGCTGCGTGCGCTTGGCTACAGCAACGCCGAGATGCTCGATCTGTTCTTCGAAAAGAACGTCTTCAACCTGGGCAAGCAGGGCGGCGCCGAGCTCGAGCTGGTGGCCGAACGCCTGCGCGGTGAGACGCTGAACTTCGATCTGCGCGTCGGCGAGAAGGTCGTCGTCGAGGCGGGCAAGCGTATTACCGCCCGTCACGTGCGTGAGCTGCAGAAGGAAAAGATCGAATCGCTGGAAGTGCCGGACGACTACCTGCTCGGTCGCATCCTGGCGCACGACGTCATCGACACCAAGACGGGCGAACTGCTCGCGCTGGCCAATGACGAACTCAACGAAACCTCGCTGGAGAAGTTCCGCAAGGGCGGCGTCGACAAGATCGCCACTCTGTGGGTGAACGATCTCGATCGTGGTCCGTACATCTCGACCACGCTGCGCATCGACTCGACCAAGACCCCGCTCGAAGCGCTGGTCGAAATCTACCGCATGATGCGTCCGGGCGAGCCGCCGACCAAGGAAGCGGCGCAGAACCTCTTCTACAACCTGTTCTTCACGTTCGAGCGCTACGACCTCGATCGCGTCGGTCGCATGAAGTTCAACCGCCGGGTCGGCCGCAAGGACGACGTCGGTCCGGGCATCCTGTACGACCACAAGTACCTGTCCGAGCGCAATGACGACGAGTCCAAGCGCCTGGTCAAGGAACTGGGCCAGACCTCCGACATCCTCGACGTCATTCGTACCCTTTGCGAAATCCGCAACGGTCGCGGCGTCGTGGACGATATCGACCACCTGGGCAACCGTCGCGTGCGTTCGGTCGGCGAAATGGCCGAGAACGTCTTCCGCATCGGCCTGGTGCGCGTCGAGCGCGCGGTGAAGGAGCGCCTGTCCCTGGCCGAATCCGAGGGCCTGACCCCGCAGGAACTGATCAACGCCAAGCCTGTCGCGGCCGCGATCAAGGAGTTCTTCGGCTCCTCGCAGCTGTCGCAGTTCATGGACCAGAACAACCCGCTGTCGGAAGTCACGCACAAGCGTCGTGTGTCCGCCCTCGGCCCGGGTGGTCTGACCCGCGAGCGTGCCGGCTTCGAAGTCCGAGACGTTCACCCGACCCACTACGGCCGCGTCTGCACGATCGAAACGCCGGAAGGTCCGAACATCGGCCTGATCAACTCGCTCGCCGTATACGCGCGCACCAATGACTACGGCTTCCTCGAGACGCCGTACCGCCGCGTGACCGACGGCAAGATCACCACCGAAGTCGATTACCTGTCGGCAATCGGCGAAGGTGAGTTCGTCATCGCGCAGGCCAACTCGCCGATGACCGAAGACCGTCGCTTCGTCGACGAATACGTCGCCTGCCGCTTCCGCGGCGAATCGGAATTACGCCTTGCCAGCGACGTCCACTACATGGACGTCTCGCCGATGCAGACCGTGTCGGTCGCTGCGGCGCTCGTGCCGTTCCTGGAGCACGACGACGCGAACCGCGCGCTCATGGGCGCCAACATGCAACGCCAGGCCGTCCCGACGCTGCGTGCCGAGAAGCCGCTGGTCGGCACCGGCATCGAGCGTGCCGTGGCGCGTGACTCGGGCGTGCTCGTGCTCGCCCGTCGCGGCGGCATCATCGACCAGGTCGATGCGGGCCGTATCGTCGTGCGTGCGCACGAAGAGGAAGTCGACGACAACGACGCTGGCGTCGATATCTACACGCTGACCAAGTACACGCGTTCGAACCAGAACACGTGTATGAATCAGCGCCCGCTGGTGAAGGTGGGTGACGTCGTCGCCAAGGGCGATGCCCTGGCCGACGGTCCGTCGACCGACATCGGCGAGCTGGCTCTCGGCCAGAACATGCTGGTCGCGTTCATGCCGTGGAACGGCTACAACTTCGAAGACTCGATCCTCATCTCCGAGCGCGTCGTCGAGGAAGACCGCTACACCACGATCCATATCGAAGAGCTCACCTGCGTCGCGCGCGACACCAAGCTCGGTCCGGAAGAAATCACGGCTGACATCCCGAACGTCGGCGAACAGGCGCTGTCGCGCCTGGACGAAAGCGGCGTCGTGTACATCGGCGCGGAAGTGAAGGCCGGAGACATCCTGGTCGGTAAGGTCACGCCGAAGGGTGAGTCGCAGCTGACTCCGGAAGAAAAGCTCCTCCGTGCGATCTTCGGCGAGAAGGCCTCGGACGTGAAGGACAGCTCGCTGCGCGTGCCCCCGGGCATGGACGGCACTGTCATCGACGTGCAGGTCTTCACGCGTGATGGTATCGAGAAGGACAAGCGCGCCCGCCAGATCGAGGAAATGGAAGTCAAGCGCGTCAAGAAGGACTTTGACGACCAGTTCCGTATCCTGGAAAGCGCCATCTATGCGCGTCTGCGTTCGGCCCTGGTCGGCAAGGTGGCCAACCACGGCCCGAACAATCTCAAGAAGGGTTCGGAGCTCACCAACGAATACCTCGATGAGCTGAAGAAGGACGAGTGGTTCAAGATCGGCGTGAAGGACGACGACGCGGCTGACTTCCTCGAGCGTGCCGCGGAGCAGATCCGTCGTCACCGCGAAGAGTTCGACCGTCGCTTCAAGGAGAAGCAGGGCAAGATCACCCAGGGCGACGATCTCGCTCCGGGCGTGCTCAAGATGGTCAAGGTCTACCTGGCCGTGAAGCGCCGCATCCAGCCGGGCGACAAGATGGCCGGTCGCCACGGTAACAAGGGTGTCGTGTCGATGATCGTGCCGGTCGAGGACATGCCGTTCTCTGCCGACGGCCGTCCGGTCGACATCGTGCTGAACCCGCTGGGCGTGCCGTCGCGTATGAACATCGGCCAGATTCTCGAAGTTCACCTCGGGTGGGCGGCGAAGGGTCTTGGCCACAAGATCGAGGCGATGATCGCGGCCAACGAGAAGGCATCGGAACTGCGCAAGTTCCTGGACCAGATCTACAACCACGACAAGGAGGCCTTCGGTGGCGAGCGCGTCAAGTTGAAGGAATTCAACGACGACGAATTGCTGGCGATGGCCAAGAACCTGACCAAGGGCGTGCCGATGGCGACGCCGGTCTTCGACGGCGCGTTCGAAGAAGAAATCAAGCACATGCTGCAGCTCGCGGGGCTGCCGTCGTCGGGTCAGACGATCCTGATCGACGGCCGTACAGGCGAAGCCTTCGACCGTCCGGTCACCGTCGGCTACATGCACATGCTGAAGCTGAACCACCTGGTCGACGACAAGATGCACGCGCGTTCCACCGGTCCGTACTCGCTCGTCACGCAGCAGCCGCTGGGCGGCAAGGCCCAGTTCGGTGGCCAGCGCTTCGGTGAAATGGAAGTGTGGGCGCTGGAAGCCTACGGCGCGGCGTACACGCTGCAGGAAATGCTGACGGTCAAGTCCGACGACGTGCCGGGCCGCAACCAGATGTACAAGAACATCGTCGACGGCAACCACGAGATGGTTGCGGGCATGCCGGAATCCTTCAACGTGCTCGTGAAGGAAATCCGCTCGCTCGCCATCAACATCGAGCTGGAAGAGTCGAAGTAA